The following are from one region of the Nicotiana tomentosiformis chromosome 7, ASM39032v3, whole genome shotgun sequence genome:
- the LOC138896237 gene encoding uncharacterized protein: MANGSQTMTTAIGQASPLPSLPIDSALYVPNSPFNFIVVSRLAKSLKCAMLFLDDYIFIQKCSTGQIIGTGRESNGLYYLIIAKSHGLTSCLPYTTCPVTDSPDLLHKRLGHPTIQNQVPFSVMFPHLPLSSLPPCIFGSTCFVHNLTPGIDKLAPRALKCVFLGFSRTQKGYRCFSPDLQRYLMSADVTFFETQSYFTGSGHHLDISEVPLVLSFGDSVTPAPPPTTPVVAPPTIAPVPPSTTPVVAPPSIDPVPPHNSVQPYAAPPLLTYHRRPHPASGPGDSRPTSDSTRTADLSPLSQPIALRKGVRSTLNLNPHYVGLSYHRLSSPHYAFISSLSTVSIPKSIGEALSHLGCRHAMIDEMSTLHASGTWEFVPLHTGKSTVGYCWVYAVKVGPDGQLDIKNAFLHGDLEEEHYIEQPHGFVAQGEFNGSLFDRRSTSGYFILVGGNLVLWKSKKQKVVARSSVEAEYRAMAMATCELVWVKQLLKELKLGEINKMKLVCDNQAALHIASNSVFHERTKHIEIGCHFVREKILLGDIVTKFVKSNDQLADIFT; this comes from the exons atggccaatgggtctcaaaccatgacaactgcaataggtcaagcaagtccacttccttccttacctatAGATTCAGccctttatgttcccaatagtccttttaattttatagttgttagtcgcttagccaagtCACTTAAATGCGCTATGTTATTTCTTGATGACTATATTTTTATACAGAAATGCAGTACGGGGCagatcattggtaccgggcgtgaatcaaatggactttattaccttatcattgctaaatcacatggactcacatcttgtctgcCTTatacaacttgtcctgttactgattcaccagatttattacataaacggttgggacatccca ctatccagaaccaagttccattctctgtcatgtttccccacttacctttgtcCTCTCTTCCACCctgtatctttggaagcacttgttttgtccataaccttactccaggaatagataagttagctcctcgtgctcttaagtgtgTATTTCTGGGTTtttcgagaacacaaaaggggtatcgatgcttctctcctgacctccagcgataccttatgtccgctgatgttaccttctttgaaacccaatcgtacttcacaggttcaggtcatcacttagatatttctgaggtaccaCTAGTtttatcttttggagattcagttactccagctccaccacctacaactccagttgtagctccaccaactatagctccagttccaccatctacaactccagttgtagctccaccatcTATAGatccagttcctccacataattCAGTTCAACCTTatgcagctccaccactcttgacttatcatcgtcgtccacatccagcatcaggcccaggaGATTCACGCCCCACATCAGATTCAACAcgtactgcggacttgtctcctcttagtcaaccaattgcacttcGCAAAGGTGTGCGATCCACACTTAATCttaatccccactatgtcggtttaagttatcatcgcctatcgtcacctcattatgcttttatatcttctttgtccactgtttctattcCTAAGTCTataggtgaggcactatctcatctaGGATgtcgacatgctatgattgacgagatgtctacTTTACATGCGAGTGGCACTTGGGAGTTTGTTCCTCTTCATACgggtaagtctactgttggttactgttgggtttatgcagtcaaagtcggccctgatggccag ttagacattaagaatgcttttctccatggtgatcttgaggaagaacaTTATATAGAGCAACCAcatggttttgttgctcagggggagtttaatg gatcactttttgatagacgttctacgtctggatattttattctagtaggaggtaacttGGTCttgtggaagagcaagaaacagaaggtagttgctcgatctagcgtcgaagccgaatatcgggccatggctatggcgacgtgtgagttagtttgggtcaagcagttgctcaaggagttaaagttagGAGAAATCAACAAGATGaaactagtgtgtgataaccaagctgctcttcatattgcgtcaaattcGGTGTTCCacgagaggactaaacacattgagatcggctgtcactttgtcagagaaaaaatacttttaggagatattgttacaaagtttgtaaagtcgaatgatcaactagcagatatttttacttag